From Gordonia crocea, the proteins below share one genomic window:
- a CDS encoding ABC transporter permease, whose amino-acid sequence MTTTLTRRSITTAAVRAEAKTSVGLAETVRQSFSMGYRGLLKIRHNPEQLFDVVLQPIIFTLMFTYIFGGAISGNVHDYLPVIIPGILVQTVIVTSIVTGTQLREDMDKGVFDRFRSLPIARISPLAGALLADVVRYLLATLITFGVGFAMGWRPDPLGVLGSTLLVIVCSFAVSWIFALMGCLMQKASAVQGISMLIMFPLTFMSNAFVPVETMPGWLQGFVKVNPVSHLVSAVREMCNNGHIGTHVVWSLVGAAVIIAIFAPLAVRAYIREAR is encoded by the coding sequence CGCCGTCCGAGCCGAGGCCAAGACCTCCGTCGGACTCGCCGAGACCGTTCGGCAATCCTTCTCCATGGGCTACCGCGGCCTGCTGAAGATCCGGCACAACCCGGAGCAGCTGTTCGACGTCGTCCTGCAGCCGATCATCTTCACCCTGATGTTCACCTACATCTTCGGCGGCGCGATCAGCGGCAACGTCCACGACTACCTGCCGGTGATCATCCCCGGCATCCTCGTGCAGACCGTCATCGTGACCTCCATCGTCACCGGCACCCAACTGCGGGAAGACATGGACAAGGGGGTGTTCGACCGATTCCGCTCGTTGCCGATCGCCCGTATCTCGCCGCTGGCCGGCGCGCTGCTCGCCGACGTGGTGCGCTACCTGCTGGCCACGCTGATCACCTTCGGCGTCGGCTTCGCCATGGGTTGGCGCCCCGACCCGCTGGGCGTCCTCGGCTCGACCCTGCTGGTGATCGTCTGCAGCTTCGCGGTCTCGTGGATCTTCGCCCTGATGGGCTGCCTGATGCAGAAGGCGTCGGCGGTGCAGGGCATTTCGATGTTGATCATGTTCCCGCTCACCTTCATGTCCAACGCCTTCGTGCCGGTGGAGACGATGCCGGGCTGGTTGCAGGGATTCGTCAAGGTGAACCCGGTCAGCCACCTCGTCTCGGCGGTGCGCGAGATGTGCAACAACGGCCACATCGGCACCCACGTCGTGTGGAGCCTGGTCGGTGCCGCGGTGATCATCGCGATCTTCGCGCCGCTGGCGGTGCGCGCCTACATCCGCGAGGCGCGGTGA
- a CDS encoding BTAD domain-containing putative transcriptional regulator: MPHASDRPATVGLLGPVTVSDRPVPGLRARRLLASLVLADGRPRSAQRLIDDVWEDDPPGSPQQALQTQISRLRPLVGGATIEGVGTSYRLSGIESDITAAQRLIADGGEANIAEAAALWRGEPGDDLGADSSVAQDVRRRAAVVRRRLDDARAATALANGDFGRAREIAEQRCAEDPLDESAHVLLMRALAGEGRRADALACYARLRRRLATDLGVEPGGEATALHAELLDDHEPAPAAPHRRGRSVGLRAEATALIGRDHDLAALLETVAAHRVVTILGPGGVGKTRMANAVGNALADRGLPVFFVELASVRSGDDVVAALAQALDVGETDLSAPGRPRLAVGDLDDRLLDALRGRESVLLLDNCEQVIDACARIVADLIAVEPRLRVVTTSRSPLQIAAEQVYPLPRLEVEGAAPSAVELFGIRARSVRPDIDLPDDEVTELCRRLDGLPLAIELAAARTRTMSVEEVGRRLAERLDLLRSPDRTAPDRHRTLRAVIEWSWDLLADDSRDALRRLCRFPAGFSPEAAAVVLGPGPIDDALDGLVNQSLLGVSEVAGHTRYRMLEMVREFGEEQLDPATGDEVDAAMARWARDFATAIRRRGESGLDRALITLVATELENLIWVLRRALADDPQTVVTVFPLIAAFWAMRGMHGEVRAWTEPILVALPAPPSEPDDQTREMWQWTLLLVVGHRLPDRALRPVAHGRTLIRALHRPELRYDLATEFLSNLLLSRTAPQGVRTVLGAVASANPEVRQIALGLRHNLRENSGNITGALADSDLLRATMNPNDPWLTAMISVSTASLHSQQGRWAQAVDFYRSGAASLASIGADEDEQQARGFLVASLIALDRLDDAERELAVLADGWRPGDSDPQGNPEVAAGMFVGFAELARARGQDGTDLYAQAGRLLVEQHPLVAQDPGALMVLSVIVTGLCRGGDWVHARSIVDVVRDGLREMFSPVGWHDIPQAATMALATGLLLSTDPDSDDAAHRDGATLMLIAGRLHTRRDYRTLDEVTRDPRVFSPLSNAQWHDAADRVASMSRRDAIDEFYRLVVEQR, from the coding sequence GTGCCGCACGCGTCTGACCGCCCCGCAACGGTGGGCCTGCTCGGTCCGGTCACCGTGTCGGACCGGCCGGTGCCCGGCTTGCGGGCACGACGCCTGCTCGCCTCGCTGGTCCTGGCCGACGGCCGGCCCCGCTCGGCGCAACGCCTCATCGACGACGTCTGGGAGGACGATCCGCCGGGTTCACCGCAGCAGGCGCTCCAAACCCAGATCTCGCGACTACGGCCGCTGGTGGGCGGCGCCACGATCGAGGGCGTCGGCACCTCCTACCGGCTCAGCGGCATCGAATCCGACATCACCGCGGCCCAGCGCCTCATCGCCGACGGCGGCGAGGCCAACATCGCCGAGGCGGCTGCGCTCTGGCGCGGCGAACCCGGTGACGACCTGGGCGCCGACTCGTCGGTGGCCCAGGACGTGCGACGACGCGCCGCAGTGGTGCGGCGGCGGCTCGACGACGCCCGGGCGGCCACGGCCCTGGCCAACGGCGACTTCGGGCGGGCGCGCGAGATCGCCGAGCAGCGGTGCGCCGAGGACCCGCTCGACGAGAGCGCGCACGTGCTGCTGATGCGGGCGCTGGCCGGCGAGGGCCGCCGCGCCGATGCGCTGGCCTGCTACGCCCGGTTGCGGCGGCGGTTGGCGACCGACCTCGGCGTCGAACCCGGCGGTGAGGCCACCGCACTGCACGCCGAACTCCTCGACGACCACGAGCCCGCACCCGCTGCCCCGCATCGCCGCGGGCGCTCGGTGGGCCTGCGCGCCGAGGCGACCGCGCTCATCGGCCGCGACCACGATCTCGCCGCCCTCCTCGAGACCGTCGCCGCCCACCGGGTGGTCACCATCCTCGGCCCCGGCGGGGTCGGGAAGACGCGGATGGCGAATGCGGTGGGCAACGCCCTGGCCGACCGCGGGCTGCCGGTGTTCTTCGTCGAACTCGCGTCGGTGCGCAGCGGCGACGACGTCGTCGCCGCCCTCGCCCAGGCACTCGACGTCGGCGAGACGGATCTGAGCGCGCCCGGCCGGCCGCGCCTGGCCGTCGGCGATCTCGACGACCGGCTCCTCGACGCGCTGCGCGGGCGGGAGAGCGTCCTGCTCCTCGACAACTGCGAGCAGGTGATCGACGCCTGCGCTCGCATCGTCGCCGATCTGATCGCCGTCGAGCCGCGGTTGCGCGTGGTCACCACCAGCCGCTCCCCGCTGCAGATCGCCGCCGAACAGGTGTATCCGCTGCCCCGGCTCGAGGTGGAGGGGGCCGCCCCCTCGGCCGTCGAACTCTTCGGTATCCGGGCGCGCAGCGTGCGCCCCGACATCGACCTGCCCGACGACGAGGTGACCGAACTGTGCCGCCGCCTCGACGGGTTGCCACTGGCCATCGAGCTCGCCGCCGCACGGACCCGGACGATGAGCGTCGAGGAGGTCGGGCGGCGACTGGCCGAACGGCTCGACCTGCTCCGCTCCCCCGACCGGACCGCACCGGACCGCCACCGGACGCTGCGCGCGGTCATCGAATGGAGCTGGGACCTGCTGGCCGATGATTCCCGCGACGCCTTGCGCCGGCTGTGCCGCTTCCCCGCCGGATTCTCCCCGGAGGCCGCCGCCGTCGTCCTCGGGCCCGGGCCGATCGACGACGCCCTCGACGGGCTGGTCAACCAGTCGCTGCTCGGGGTCTCCGAGGTCGCCGGTCACACCCGCTACCGCATGCTCGAGATGGTCCGCGAGTTCGGCGAGGAGCAACTCGACCCGGCCACCGGCGACGAGGTCGACGCCGCGATGGCCCGGTGGGCGCGCGACTTCGCCACCGCCATCCGGCGACGGGGCGAGAGCGGTCTGGACCGCGCATTGATCACCCTCGTCGCCACCGAGCTGGAGAACCTGATCTGGGTGCTGCGCCGCGCCCTGGCCGACGACCCGCAGACGGTGGTGACGGTGTTCCCGTTGATCGCCGCGTTCTGGGCGATGCGCGGCATGCACGGGGAGGTGCGCGCCTGGACCGAACCGATCCTCGTGGCCCTGCCGGCCCCGCCGTCCGAACCCGACGACCAGACCCGCGAGATGTGGCAGTGGACGCTGCTGCTGGTGGTCGGGCACCGCCTCCCCGACCGTGCACTGCGGCCGGTGGCCCACGGCCGCACCCTGATCCGCGCCCTGCACCGCCCGGAACTCCGATACGACTTGGCCACCGAGTTCCTGAGCAACCTGCTGCTGTCGCGCACCGCGCCACAGGGCGTGCGCACGGTGCTGGGCGCCGTCGCCTCGGCCAATCCGGAGGTCCGCCAGATCGCCTTGGGGCTCCGGCACAACCTGCGGGAGAACTCCGGCAACATCACCGGGGCGCTGGCCGACAGCGACCTGCTGCGCGCGACGATGAACCCCAACGACCCGTGGCTCACCGCGATGATCTCGGTGAGCACCGCCAGCCTGCACTCGCAGCAGGGCCGGTGGGCGCAGGCCGTCGACTTCTACCGCTCGGGGGCGGCCTCGCTGGCCTCGATCGGTGCCGACGAGGACGAGCAACAGGCACGCGGGTTCCTGGTCGCCTCGCTGATCGCCCTCGACCGCCTGGACGACGCCGAACGGGAGTTGGCCGTATTGGCCGACGGCTGGCGGCCCGGCGACTCCGACCCCCAGGGCAACCCCGAGGTCGCGGCCGGGATGTTCGTCGGATTCGCCGAACTCGCCCGGGCCCGCGGCCAAGACGGGACCGACCTGTACGCGCAGGCCGGCCGACTGCTCGTCGAACAGCACCCATTGGTGGCGCAGGATCCGGGGGCGCTGATGGTGTTGTCGGTCATCGTCACCGGGCTCTGCCGCGGCGGGGACTGGGTCCACGCCCGGTCGATCGTCGACGTGGTGCGCGACGGACTGCGCGAGATGTTCTCCCCCGTCGGTTGGCACGACATCCCCCAGGCGGCGACGATGGCGCTGGCCACCGGCCTGCTGCTGTCCACCGATCCCGACTCCGACGACGCCGCGCACCGCGACGGGGCCACCCTGATGCTGATCGCCGGGCGGCTGCACACCCGGCGCGACTACCGCACCCTCGACGAGGTCACCCGCGATCCGCGCGTCTTCTCACCGTTGTCGAACGCCCAGTGGCACGACGCCGCCGATCGCGTCGCGTCGATGTCCCGACGCGACGCGATCGACGAGTTCTACCGGCTGGTCGTCGAGCAGCGGTGA
- the pstS gene encoding phosphate ABC transporter substrate-binding protein PstS, which translates to MSIQRNGVRVSAAVAGVAAVLAVSACGGGSDSTTITGEGSTAQQKAMEHFGKVLTDKGGAVLDYTGSGSGDGIKKFLASDVDFAGSDSPLKPEEVVKAKARCGGNDAWHLPLVAGPVAIAYNLQGVDDLKLSPTVIAKIFDSKITTWNDKDIAALNPGVKLPSTKIVPVHRSDSSGTTDNFQKFLELAAPKAWPYEHSKEFKGTGGSAASKSTGVGNTVKQTEGAVTYVEWGFATENKLGVASVDFGSGAVKLTADSAAKALDSVTFTNPDSKDLVVDSKALFTSKTAGAYPLLLTPYSVVCSAGYSDAATAPALREAFSTILADGQEGLTEFGYVPLPAGYQAKLKPTIDALK; encoded by the coding sequence GTGAGCATCCAGCGCAATGGTGTCCGTGTGAGTGCGGCAGTGGCAGGAGTGGCCGCCGTGTTGGCGGTGTCGGCTTGTGGTGGTGGGTCGGATTCCACGACCATCACCGGTGAGGGGTCGACCGCCCAGCAGAAGGCCATGGAGCACTTCGGCAAGGTCCTGACCGACAAGGGCGGTGCGGTCCTGGACTACACCGGCAGCGGCTCCGGCGACGGCATCAAGAAGTTCCTGGCCTCCGACGTCGACTTCGCCGGTTCGGATTCGCCGCTGAAGCCCGAGGAAGTCGTCAAGGCCAAGGCCCGCTGCGGTGGCAACGACGCGTGGCACCTGCCGCTGGTCGCCGGCCCGGTCGCCATCGCCTACAACCTCCAGGGCGTCGACGACCTGAAGTTGTCGCCGACGGTGATCGCGAAGATCTTCGACTCGAAGATCACCACCTGGAACGACAAGGACATCGCCGCGCTCAACCCCGGCGTGAAGCTCCCGTCGACCAAGATCGTGCCGGTCCACCGCAGCGACAGCTCGGGCACCACCGACAACTTCCAGAAGTTCCTCGAGCTCGCCGCGCCGAAGGCCTGGCCCTACGAGCACTCCAAGGAGTTCAAGGGCACCGGCGGCTCGGCCGCGTCGAAGTCCACCGGTGTCGGCAACACGGTCAAGCAGACCGAGGGTGCCGTTACCTACGTTGAGTGGGGCTTCGCGACCGAGAACAAGCTCGGCGTCGCCTCGGTCGACTTCGGTTCCGGTGCGGTCAAGCTCACCGCGGACTCGGCCGCCAAGGCCCTCGACTCGGTGACGTTCACCAACCCGGACTCCAAGGACCTCGTCGTCGACTCCAAGGCGCTGTTCACCTCGAAGACGGCCGGCGCCTACCCGCTGCTGCTGACCCCGTACTCGGTCGTCTGCAGCGCCGGCTACTCCGATGCGGCCACCGCACCCGCGCTGCGCGAGGCGTTCTCGACGATTCTGGCCGACGGCCAGGAAGGGCTGACCGAGTTCGGCTACGTGCCGCTGCCCGCCGGCTACCAGGCCAAGCTCAAGCCGACGATCGACGCCCTGAAGTAG
- the pstC gene encoding phosphate ABC transporter permease subunit PstC produces MTTSSTGRHAGPDDADVTPSAPSGGPPPVTLTGSAASRLGDVLFRRLATGSGMLVTVVIALIAAFLLISAAPSLADNEANFFTYSGDWIVDGGVLKFGIPKLLYATLLVSAIALLIAMPIALGISVFLTEYAPKRLIAPVTYLVDLLAAVPSIVYGLWGILVLGPAMVPVNKWLVNNLGFLPFFREPKDNVTNMSTGGTLLTAGIVLAVMILPIITAVTREVFIQTPVAHREAALALGATKWEVVRTAVLPFGFSGYISGSMLGLGRALGETMALYLIISNSGPIDFNLMESGETFATKIANNAAEFDSPAKTGAFISAGLALFVLTFIVNAAARAIVGRRQA; encoded by the coding sequence ATGACGACATCTTCCACGGGGCGCCATGCCGGGCCCGACGACGCCGACGTGACACCGTCGGCGCCGTCGGGCGGCCCGCCCCCCGTCACGCTCACCGGCTCCGCGGCCAGCCGCCTCGGTGACGTGCTTTTCCGCCGGCTTGCCACCGGCTCGGGAATGCTCGTCACCGTGGTGATCGCCCTGATCGCCGCCTTCCTGCTCATCTCGGCGGCGCCGTCGCTGGCTGACAACGAGGCGAACTTCTTCACCTACTCCGGTGACTGGATCGTCGACGGCGGGGTGCTCAAGTTCGGCATCCCCAAGCTCCTCTACGCAACCTTGCTCGTCTCGGCCATCGCCTTGCTGATCGCGATGCCGATCGCGCTGGGGATCTCGGTCTTCCTCACCGAATACGCGCCCAAGCGGCTCATCGCCCCGGTCACCTACCTGGTCGACCTGCTGGCCGCCGTCCCGTCGATCGTCTACGGCCTGTGGGGCATCCTCGTCCTCGGCCCGGCGATGGTCCCGGTCAACAAGTGGCTCGTGAACAACCTGGGATTCCTCCCGTTCTTCCGCGAGCCCAAGGACAACGTGACCAACATGTCGACCGGTGGCACACTGCTCACCGCCGGCATCGTCCTGGCCGTGATGATCCTGCCGATCATCACCGCGGTCACCCGCGAGGTGTTCATCCAGACCCCGGTCGCCCACCGGGAGGCCGCATTGGCCCTGGGTGCCACCAAATGGGAGGTGGTGCGGACCGCCGTGCTGCCGTTCGGCTTCTCCGGTTACATCAGCGGATCGATGCTCGGCCTGGGCCGTGCCCTGGGCGAGACGATGGCGCTGTACCTGATCATCTCCAACTCCGGACCGATCGACTTCAACCTGATGGAGAGCGGCGAGACCTTCGCGACGAAGATCGCGAACAACGCCGCCGAGTTCGACTCGCCCGCGAAGACCGGTGCGTTCATCTCCGCCGGCCTCGCGCTGTTCGTGCTGACGTTCATCGTCAACGCGGCGGCCCGAGCCATCGTCGGCAGAAGGCAGGCCTGA
- the pstA gene encoding phosphate ABC transporter permease PstA, whose protein sequence is MTTVETPGLDGAPTRKGSSFKPLAGSRKAVDLAAHILVVVAVIIALIPLVWLLLTLVWHGIEPILNPDWWLSSARYGGAANAIVGTLVQTLLATVISVPLGILVAIYLVEYSDGTSLLARATTFMVDILSGVPSIVAALFVYAVWRTTLGLPRMGFLVAVALVLLMMPLVVRSTEEMLKIVPQDLREASYALGVPKWKTIVRIVLPTALSGIVTGVMLAVARVMGESAPVLILVGSTKAMNWNPFAGNQESLPLMMVQQYGQGQGAFDKVWGAALTLVILVAIVYIGAKVVATVFAPKKS, encoded by the coding sequence ATGACAACCGTCGAAACCCCCGGTCTGGACGGAGCCCCGACCCGCAAGGGATCGAGTTTCAAACCGCTGGCCGGCAGCCGCAAGGCGGTGGACCTCGCGGCGCACATCCTGGTCGTCGTGGCGGTCATCATCGCCCTGATCCCGCTGGTGTGGCTGCTGCTCACCCTGGTGTGGCACGGCATCGAGCCGATCCTCAATCCGGATTGGTGGCTCAGTTCGGCACGCTACGGCGGTGCGGCCAACGCGATCGTCGGCACACTCGTGCAGACGCTGTTGGCGACGGTGATCTCGGTGCCGTTGGGCATCCTGGTCGCGATCTACCTCGTCGAATACTCCGACGGGACATCGCTGTTGGCGCGGGCGACGACCTTCATGGTCGACATCCTCTCCGGTGTGCCCTCGATCGTCGCCGCCTTGTTCGTCTACGCGGTCTGGCGCACGACGCTGGGGCTGCCGCGGATGGGCTTCCTCGTCGCCGTCGCGCTGGTGCTGCTGATGATGCCGCTGGTGGTGCGCAGCACCGAGGAGATGCTCAAGATCGTGCCGCAGGACCTGCGCGAGGCCTCCTACGCCCTCGGTGTGCCGAAGTGGAAGACGATCGTACGCATCGTGCTCCCGACGGCGCTGTCGGGGATCGTGACCGGCGTGATGCTGGCCGTCGCCCGGGTGATGGGCGAGTCGGCCCCGGTGCTGATCCTCGTCGGCTCGACCAAGGCGATGAACTGGAATCCCTTTGCGGGGAACCAGGAGTCGCTGCCGCTGATGATGGTGCAGCAGTACGGCCAGGGCCAAGGCGCCTTCGACAAGGTGTGGGGTGCGGCGCTGACGCTGGTCATCCTCGTCGCC